One region of Mugil cephalus isolate CIBA_MC_2020 chromosome 17, CIBA_Mcephalus_1.1, whole genome shotgun sequence genomic DNA includes:
- the plek2 gene encoding pleckstrin-2, producing the protein MDADKNVSVVREGFLVKRGHVVHNWKARWFVLTPDKLLYYKYEGGKRDSCQRGKILLKDCEITCPFLEYENRPLVFKLQTKHGVEHFLEACSREERDDWAGDITAAIHKLEANHDETATEQQEPAGTQFHNLSKVLDSMYDVHSGIKMSNHVEQGSTYSNCFSGSAVVDWLVFMQLALTRVEAVTLASALLEEGLLRTVGQKSVEALRTAGLSEQFMDDSTALYSFPQSLKKRGSVKAETSLSAMELSGRVVKRGYLLKQGHRRKNWKVRLFVLRSEPSFLHYYDPTKDDISPAGGFALRGCLVSSLEDNGVPSGVKGNIQGNLFKIITQSDTHYFIQAPTHQEKMDWIDAIREGTTSSS; encoded by the exons ATGGACGCTGACAAGAACGTCTCTGTTGTAAGAGAGGGCTTCCTGGTGAAAAGG GGTCACGTCGTCCACAACTGGAAGGCCCGCTGGTTTGTGTTGACTCCAGACAAGCTGCTGTATTACAAGTATGAAGGAGGCAAAAGGGACTCGTGTCAAAGAGGGAAGATCCTGCTGAAGGACTGTGAGATAACGTGTCCTTTCCTGGAGTACGAAAATCGACCG CTGGTGTTCAAGCTCCAGACGAAGCACGGCGTGGAGCATTTTCTGGAGGCCTGCTCCAGAGAAGAGAGGGACGACTGGGCGGGCGACATCACCGCCGCCATCCACAAGCTGGAGGCCAACCATGACGAGACGGCCACGGAGCAGCAGGAGCCCGCGGGAACCCAGTTTCACAACCTGAG CAAGGTGCTGGACTCCATGTATGACGTCCACAGTGGCATCAAGATGAGCAACCATGTGGAGCAGGGCAGCACCTACAGCAACTGTTTCTCAG GTTCAGCGGTGGTGGACTGGCTGGTGTTCATGCAGCTGGCGCTGACCCGCGTGGAGGCCGTGACGCTGGCCTCGGCCCTGCTGGAGGAGGGCCTCCTGCGGACCGTGGGCCAGAAGAGCGTGGAGGCCCTGCGCACGGCCGGCCTCAGCGAGCAATTCATGGACGACTCCACCGCGCTCTACAGCTTT CCTCAGAGTTTGAAGAAGAGAGGCAGCGTGAAGGCGGAGACCTCGCTGTCTGCGATGGAGCTGAGTGGGCGAGTGGTGAAGAGAGGATATCTGCTTAAACAG GGACACAGACGGAAGAACTGGAAGGTGCGACTGTTTGTGCTGCGTTCAgagccttccttccttcactatTACGACCCCACCAAG GATGACATCAGCCCCGCTGGCGGCTTCGCTCTAAGAGGATGTCTGGTGTCTTCTCTGGAGGACAACGGAGTTCCCTCAG GTGTGAAGGGCAACATTCAAGGCAACTTGTTTAAAATCATCACTCAGTCTGACACTCACTACTTCATCCAGGCTCCCACTCACCAGGAGAAGATGGACTGGATAGATGCGATCAGAGAGGGGACAACCAGTTCCAGTTAA
- the si:ch211-10a23.2 gene encoding galectin-related protein A-like isoform X2 — protein MEETDKKENGEYTGEIKGGMRPSMKLVVMGIVNKKPKSIEVTVSSKPQEEDAEADVGLQLKVSFTDKAVQRNARLAGKWGPAENTLSFFPFAPGEPFKMEIVCEHQQFRILVDGQPLCGFSHRLSPLASLTALRVFGDLQLTKVA, from the exons ATGGAAGAAACggacaagaaagaaaat GGGGAGTATACCGGAGAAATAAAAGGTGGGATGCGGCCTTCAATGAAACTAGTTGTTATGGGTATTGTTAACAAAAAGCCCAAAAG CATCGAGGTGACTGTGTCCAGCAAACCTCAGGAGGAGGACGCGGAGGCCGACGTGGGTCTGCAGCTGAAGGTCAGCTTCACGGATAAGGCCGTCCAACGCAACGCCCGCTTGGCTGGAAAGTGGGGTCCAGCGGAGAACACGCTCTCCTTTTTCCCTTTCGCACCTGGAGAACCCTTCAAG ATGGAGATCGTCTGTGAGCACCAGCAGTTCCGTATCCTGGTGGACGGGCAGCCTCTGTGCGGCTTCTCCCACCGCCTCTCCCCCCTCGCCTCCCTCACTGCCTTACGAGTCTTCGGCGACCTGCAGCTCACCAAGGTGGCCTAA
- the si:ch211-10a23.2 gene encoding galectin-related protein A-like isoform X1 has protein sequence MTTWCRRGLPAGGRVDQSFLSWHRGSKPSHCITPRVEWKKRTRKKIIEVTVSSKPQEEDAEADVGLQLKVSFTDKAVQRNARLAGKWGPAENTLSFFPFAPGEPFKMEIVCEHQQFRILVDGQPLCGFSHRLSPLASLTALRVFGDLQLTKVA, from the exons ATGACAACGTGGTGCAGGCGGGGTTTGCCAGCTGGAGGCAGAGTCGATCAGTCCTTCCTCAGTTGGCATCGCGGCTCGAAACCTTCACACTGCATCACGCCCCGAGTGGAATGGAAGAAACggacaagaaagaaaat CATCGAGGTGACTGTGTCCAGCAAACCTCAGGAGGAGGACGCGGAGGCCGACGTGGGTCTGCAGCTGAAGGTCAGCTTCACGGATAAGGCCGTCCAACGCAACGCCCGCTTGGCTGGAAAGTGGGGTCCAGCGGAGAACACGCTCTCCTTTTTCCCTTTCGCACCTGGAGAACCCTTCAAG ATGGAGATCGTCTGTGAGCACCAGCAGTTCCGTATCCTGGTGGACGGGCAGCCTCTGTGCGGCTTCTCCCACCGCCTCTCCCCCCTCGCCTCCCTCACTGCCTTACGAGTCTTCGGCGACCTGCAGCTCACCAAGGTGGCCTAA